A stretch of DNA from Esox lucius isolate fEsoLuc1 chromosome 18, fEsoLuc1.pri, whole genome shotgun sequence:
ATCATGTTTTAGTCTGGCCAGAAGATCCTCATAATGTGTGGGGTACAGATTCTTCAAAGATTTATGGTTGAACACATTGTCATAGACATCCAGTATCTTGTTGATTTCCCAGATGCCAAGTGGCTTCTGGGCGAAAAGAAAAGTATTCAGTGTCTAGTGTTTATTAGCTTATTATTTCTGAATCATAAAAAAGATTGGAATTAGTTTTGCACCGTGAGGAACATTTTCCCTATTTGTAAGATTTTAGTAGGCAAAACACATACCTTAGCGAGGCTTTTGGGAAGAAGTctcttatatattttttgaggaTACCTCTGTAAAGAAAAGTagtccatttaaaaatgtaggtATGAATTAATTAACTTACAATAATACAACTTAACAATAATTACTTAATGGATTTAAAACagtatgaaaatatgttttacttaCAGGTAAAGAGTTTGTGAGAGTTTCTGTTTTGTGAAGTAATTCCGTGATAAGTTCGGGAGAGACAGCTCGTTTGAGACAATTTGGCCTCTTGATTAGTTTCCCGCGAATGGTGCGTCCACACAGGTGCCCAGAAAGCAGCGCGAGGATATAACCCATTAGCAAAATCCTGACACCCATATTTTCTAAGTCAAATTGATAGGACTTGTGGCGAGCAGAAAATAGTACTGGGGCAAAGTAGCAGAACGCCTGTTTGAAGGGCTCCATCTCTTCTTTCATGTTATATACCTTTTCACTTTTCAAAAATTCCCACAGTCGGAAAGTGATGTTCCATGGAGTCGCCATCATGACACTATATTTTTGCAATTGTGTTTATCTCTATGAGATCTAGGATGCCTTGCGGTTAGAAGTGTTTGTTGTGGGTTTGCGTTCTAGAGAGGGTAGCTTTGCGATTACTGGATGGATGAAACTAGGTTGCAGGTTTATATTTGGGGTTTCTCCCTAATCGCGATCTGTTGCAGAATGTCCAGTATTGTCTAAAGATAACATGTTCTTCGCAGATTCTCCCCTTATTGCCACTGAATTTGACCTTCCAAATTTAACATGAAATGGACTATATAACTATATAGTGCACCGTTTCTGgggaaccatttagaaatgataaTTAAATGAAGTTTTTATGACTTATAGTGTATTGTTTCTATTGCCGTGGATTGATGGAATGAGTggttggttttatgttgggtgTATATATAAGAACTAATGTAAAAGgaactttgtgaaataaatgctattgattgattgattggttgatttaatCGATTCTTAGTTTTAAAAACACTGTGGTTTATTTTGTGtcaataatttacatttaaattatgcaTTCCTCTAACATCGTTCACACTATCAACGTTGACAAGGTCCTCAATGGCTTAAACCAACGCAAATGCAACGCACATTCAAacgacccccccaccccatccaaCCCCCACCCCGATAATCTTTACATGTCCCTTGATCCAATATAATTTGTTCAGTTCGGTTTGTTGTAACTTCCAGGAGCTAGTTCTGTTTTACCATAGGTATAGGATGCGTCGGCAATTTGGCTCTCGACCTGTTGTTATGTGCTACCCATTAAACCAGGTCACCTGTGGTTCGACGTTGCTGTGCCTGGTCTGACCCAGATATCTGGAGTTCAAGACGCACATCGCATTTACGCTGGAtgttctgtatgagtcaatgtGGTCACAAACACGTATTTTAAAGACTGACAAAAGGAACGCGCCAAGCTGAGGTTCAACCAGTCAGAACATCCCCACAACGGTCACAGACCTCTATATCCGTTTAATTTGTaatcatgaaagaaaaaaaatcgaTAAACGATCTTCTTAATGGTCATTAGCCAACTCGATTTTAGTTTTGGTCTTCTGTGGACCAAAATGCCACGAGTGAAGCAAATCATCTTCAAGGTCTACAGGCTGAATTCTTTCCAAACTCTGCAGGCACCTCCGCGTTCTCCAAACCTGCAACAATGTAGACATACATTTCATTCATAGTGACGTTTAGGGAATAATATCTGCCATTTTTAATCCACGGTAGCACAAGTGCAAAACAAAACGCTGTCTGCCCCAAGAAACATTTACTTCATTGTATGGCCTATACATGTACAGTTTTAGGTGGATAAATATCCACGCTTAAGCTTTTTATTGGAAATACTTTAAAGTCTTCTATTTTCACGATACTCATATGATCGCCAATATATCCTATAtttgctctttcagcaaatttgctctgttcatctggAACAGGAAATAACCATAAAAATCCCCACGGCTCAGTTAACATTTGTTTACTTAGCCAAACCATGTTGGAAAGTTATAAAACGTAAATATGAAAAATTAACGACATTACAAAATACATCTGAGAGGCTGGGTGAAATTTGTATGCGAACGAAATAAAAGCTTTTCCTTATTTCGTCACAGCAAACACTCCAGGTTTACATTGCAACAAGGCCTTGCCACGCCTATACACGCGCATGGAGAAGACCGGGAACTAACGTTTCACTGACTCAAGTTTCATGATGCAATTTACCTGGGTTGGGGAAGCATGCCTCTTTCTTGTTTGGCAACAGTTGGCTGGACCATGCTTTCAGCGTCAcagtaacaaacacacatacagccaCTAACACAGATCACTGACAAAATGATGGGACATCACGTGGAAAAGGAATTTGAATGAACTAAATCACTATTACAAACGCAGCCTCGACGTTCACAGTAAGTCGATTGTCAATTGGCAGTACACGTGTGTCGGATATAAAAGGGTTCAGACAAATAGGACtttgatatttctgttttcaaaACAGCATCAGGCACTTAAAGAGGTCCTAAGAGGAAATAGGGTAAATAAAATCATGACAGCATATATGCTCAACATGGACAAATTGAATCTGCAAAGAGGAACAGTGGTTACAAGTGAAAGGCTTCGTTTGGCAATGTCTGCTGCCAACTGTTAACCATAGTGGGAGATCTATAATGAAATGGGCAGCCATTTCATGGCGGTCATTGGGTTTGATTATTGCTCTGCATGGTCATATAACGGGCAAGTAATATTAGGCCATTTTACAGGAGCAGGCTGCACCTTATGGTGCAAACAATGTTCCCTCATGATGTTCCAGTATTTTAGGTTGATCATgcccccaaacacactgccaaacCAATTCAAGACTTGTTTTATGAACCCCAGGGTGACGTCAAAAGCCTTCCAATGGCCTCCACAATAACCAGGTCTGAACATCATTGAACACCTGTGGGACGTTCTTGAGGGCAGACTGCAAGGTAAATTTCCTCCTTCATCCCACAAAGAACTGGATGCTTTTCTTTTTGAGGAATGGTGCAGTATACCACCACGCACAGTTCAGGACTTGCATGAAGGCATTCAAAGAAGGGCTGGCGCTGTACTGAAGGCAAAGGGTGCCCCTACTCCTCACCTGGTCGTTGGTATGAATACATAGTCAagtgtttctgttatttcatCCACACCCGTGAGAAGCCACACCACACAGGGAAACTTGTGCACGCATGCAATGTCTCTGTGAAGTTTCCAGGCCTCTGCACGTCTCagtaaaaaatccagaaacctTCACATTCTTTTAATTTCTGGTGTTACTGACAATTtattgacaataaaaaaaaaaagtatcttatTTACGTAGGCGCTTTGAAAAATCACCTTTTTGCAGCAATCacagttagttttttttttagaatatctcgaccagctttgcacacctggatttgggcaggtTCTCCATAGAACAGTGTCACAGACTCCTTGAGCAATGTTAATacttagatatttttttttcttagacTACattaagatggaaaatgttcatataatgttcataatgttatatcacaaattacattacacaaatataacaaaaaataaccCTTAATGTCACTggggttttgttttattcactaATAATAGCAAAAATGATCagataaaataataaagaattTGCATTATGGAAGGGTACATTTTCGTGTATGTTTAGTAACATGGTGTACAGTTTTAATGCAACGATTGATTAAAGTATAGATCTACatggtatacactcacctaaaggattattaggaacaccatactaatattgtgtttgaccccctttcgccttcagaactgccttaattctacgtggcattgattcaacaaggtgctgaaagcattctttagaaatgttggcccatattgataggatagcatcttgcagttgatggagatttgtgggaggcacatccagggcacaaagctcccgttccaccacatcccaaagatgctctattgggttgagatctggtgactgtgggggccatttcagtacagtgaactcattgtcatgttcaagaaaccaatttgaaattattcgagctttgtgacatggtgcattatcctgctggaagtagccatcagaggatgggtacatggtggtcacaaagggatggacatggtcagaaacaatgctcaggtaggccgtggcatttaaacgatgcccaattggcactaaggggcctaaagtgtgccaagaaaacatcccccacaccattacaccaccaccaccaccaccaccagcctgcccagtggtaacaaggcatgatggatccatgttctcattctgtttacgccaaattctgactcaaccatctgaatgtctcaacagaaatcgagactcatcagaccaggcaacattcttccagtcttcaactgtccaattttgatgagctcgtgcaaattgtagcctctttttcctatttgtagtggagaagagtggtacccggtggggtcttctgctgttgtagcccatctgcctcaaggttgtgcgtgttgtggcttcacaaatgctttgctgaatACCACGGTTgcaacaagtggttatttcagtctaagttgctcttctatcagcttgaatcagtcggcccattctcctctgacctctagcatcaacaaggcattttcgcccacaggactgccgcatactggatgtttttcccttttcacaccattctttgtaaaccctagaaatggttgtgttgGAAAATTCCCAATCCCAATGTTCCAGCCTAattgttctatgatctacagtgtcaaacgCTGCACTGAGAACTAATAGAACCAggactgttattttatcagaatcagtattcaggtgtatatcatttaaaactttaatcagggccatttcagtactgtggtgaggtcgaaAACCTGAcagaaatttgtctaagagaccacttgagttgattgaagacaaccttctcaatgatcttggctataaaagggagatttgatacaggtctgtAGTTGTTCagtatagatgcatccagtgttctcttttttaataggggcttaatggcagctgtttttagagacgttgggaaaatgcctgattgcagagaggtactaactatttgctgtaggtccattgttatagagtaaaacatttttttttttaagtctgatggcagtgtgtcgagacagctattgttgatattcttgttgatcattcccgataaatgttgcggTCTGTCCCTgagtaactcattgttgaagctaccaagtctttgtttatagatagtggatttgaagtttagttttcttccacttacgttccgctttcctacattctcttttcagggtgctTACcgtcatggtggttctccatggggttttctgtttgctcatagttttctttatgtttaccagtaattataataaaagaATAACACAAAAAAGGAAAGTTCTTTTAAGATTGTTTATCTTAGTAGTCTTAGGAAACAAACACTTTAGAATGCAATACATTTCCATGTTACatataaatgtgtaaaatatatgtcaaaatacaATGACTGCAAATACAtatcaaaatacatatttgctcagaattatgaatacattttaaggtaacaataataacaataataatttaacAATGACAATGAATGAACCAATGGAGTCGGTCcccttttatatatatatatatatataccaaaacaatgctttaaaaatgcatttactaaatgtttttcttgtgtCCAGCACATTATTTAGAAAGTAAAGACCACGATGTGGCTACATATAAAACGCTTaagaaactgcacatttaatGTGAACAGTATCTTGATGCATTTGAAGACCTTCAACTACTTTGCATTATTCACagtaataacaataaatatataaataactaaataataaataagcaaggtaaatgtaataaaaaatacatccgGATAGGAGAGGCACTCAAACATTAAACCGTAAATCCTTAGCCAACACAGGATATAGTATGTGTTTGAGTTTAGACCTGGACACAGAAATCTTTCAGATAAGTGAACAGGATATCGATCTCTCCAATAGCTTTCCTTATACCTTTCCCTCCTCCCATCTGAAATGCACAAGAAAACGTGTTATTAGACAAGACTTGCGTTCAAAAAGAGTAAAACTaactttaaattaattaaaaacattaattaatcaACATATTTTAATCTAATGTTTATAGAATTTCCAGAGTATAAAAGTAAGCTATGTTGAATGTTACGGCTATAGCTACCTCGGACAACTTCTTGCGGAAAGCGATGTTGTGGCGATCATTGCTGTAGTGTTTGACAGCctaaaagagagagggacaaaaaTCAGCCACCTTCCCTGTGCAGACAGAGGTGCAGAGAGACGGAGCAGAAAACAAATGAAGGAGCCCAGAGGGGAACTTACACAGCCATGGTCCTTTAGGTCTTTGCTAACTCGCGCCAGGTGTTCTTTCAGCTCAGGGAGTTTAGGATGCTTGTGATTATCTGAGATCAGGATGTTACTCAGGTAGAAATCCAGGATGTTGGCGTGGAGGCAGCAGATGTCACGATGGTTCTGTAAGGAGATGAAACACACATTAAACACTAAACGTTAATTAACATATTACTGTTAACCGCATCTGTCTTTTACGCATAGCTCCTTTAATAAACGAGACATGGATAAAAGTAGTCTGGACATTGATTTACGTGAGCTTACTCGTACCTTTTTGGTATCGACGTCTGGCATCAGTTTAACGTTTGTATCTGTGTCTGAACTTTGTGCCTGTTGAAACACCGGGGTGACATCATCGGTAAACATAAACGTCAATAGTTAAAAATAAAACGGAAAAAATGTATCAGGGCATATACGGTATTAATGCACATCATCAATTATCAAGTAggaatacacattttaataaaatcacTTACATGTCGAGCCACCTGTTGTACCAGGGCGTCGGTGTCCGCGTTCTGCAAAGGGGCGCTGAGTGGAATGTGGATGGAGAGCGCACACGCATCCCGCAGCAAACACATGCTCACCATCACTACCGCGGCGGTAAGCAGTTTGATCATGGTGCACTTCATATTGGCTCGAGTTGAGTTCACGAATTATCTGGTAATTATTCGGATATGGTTCGCCtggtgggggaaaaaaagagcaCGAATTGATTTACTATTGTCAGGGAGACAAATTTTACGTAGGCTTTTGTATCacctgaaaaaaataacactctATTGTAGCAGATTAGTTAGATATAAGTAGCCTTTCTATCCGTTTCCATGTTCTGGTAGTAGCCAAGGTATACCAATATCGCACCATAGACTGCTCACCTTGATGGTTGGTCTGGTAGGTTGTCATGTTTTACACCTGTCAGGGACGGTATTTATTGAATATGGGAGGAGAAGTATGATTGCTGTCCACGCATCCAGGTCAATCCGCGGGTATCTCCCCTTTGCAGTCTCCTGGGTTTATCACAcggaaatataaagaaaatacattactggCACTAAAAATGAATGATTCATGGGCAAACCAAACATGCTCCTAAATTAATGACGCTTTTGTCATTTTACCAAACAAAGTAGCCTACGTCACCCAGGTATTAATTAGACAATCAGTTTATTTTTAAGCCGCTGTACAGTCCTAACTGTAAATTCCCCTATGATGAAATTAAATGTTACAGCATTGCAAACAAACCAGCCATTGAGTCCACAGCCCAGGTTGATTCAAGCACACCGTAGCTCAGAACCAAACGGCATTCTATTCCCTATGTTGAATTACTTTTGACCAATGCCAAGTGCACTGGTAAGTGAAGAGGGTACCGTTAATGAGACATGCCATGTTTACTCGTGCCAATAAATCAAGGGCCGGTGCACTTGAGACAGATTGGGTATTTAGTTGCCAAGAGACTCTGTGATAGATTCACAAACGGCACCCTATTACCTTGGTAGtaaactacttttgaccaggacccatTGGGATAATttaaaaagtagtgcactattttccCGCTGTCATTTAGAAGACACTCGGCTCTTTCACAATTCAAGGATAGTTCCCTCGATATTGAAAGACGGCAGTCAACACAGAAAATACGTCCTCTTAGTTCTGAAAGACAAAGTCCATCACCTTTGTTTTAGAGATGGATCTTAATTCCCTAAAAGTTAACCCAAATACCTCTGAACATTGGTTAATTGACAACTGTCTGATTTAAATTGATACCATaccaaaatatgtaaatgtgtaaatccATTGGCACTTATTGTATTTACACATTGGAATGACTGACCTCAAATCGATTCTCTGGTTCTTTCATTAAGTCAATTAGACATGCAAGTGTAATACAGACGGTTCTGACGTTTATTTCCCTCAACACTGTTACACTCAGAGTGTTTCTCTcatacacagacaacatatttAAATTGCATAGTTGTTCATTTAGCAGTGCATAATTAGCTTTCTAACAAGTGTAGTGTGCCCAGAAATACATTAATTAACAATGTAGAATAGCTAAATTGgtgacagtaaaaaaatatacaaatagaAACAACTCAGTACCAAAACAAATACTTGTACAAAACTAAATAATTTAGAATAAATATTAATCATAGTCTATACACTATTCAAGTTTATACAAATTCAACATTGAAAGTACATTAGGAAAATAATACAATTCACACACGAGTGGTTTACTGGGCCCAGGATCAGACTTGacaaccccaatatctgttccctTTCGTTTCCCAGTGGGTTTGCTAAAAGGCCATGTTACACTACTGTCATCAAACTGTGCTCCCAATgcatccctctgagcctgggtagTGAATTCAGTAGCGAAGAAAGGCGCCATTTAGAGCCCCGCTGTGAGTCAGTGGTGGTAGGACTACATCTTTCCCCAGAAGTCCTTCCTCATCTGGGCTCGGCCCAGAACCTCTGAGGCCCTGGAGCAGGACGCCGTGGACCTGGACGAGATCTGGGACATCCTGTCGTCTGTGGGATCACCAAGGGTCAGGGGTTGGAGGTCAGAGGTTAGTCAGGTATGGGAGAGTGATCAGCATTTTCCAAATACATACACTCTCTTCCACAGAATGAAATGTGTAACAAGGAGTAGTTGTATTTATGTCATAAGCAATTTATTTTGCAAAATCACAGTTGTCTATTCAGGTCATTACTAAGACTTTTCATCTGTATTCCACTGATCAGGATGGGGTTTTCCACCTGATTCATTCTTGCGTTATTGAGGCCAGTATGATACAGTTCTCTGATTTTTGTACAAAGCACCTGTACCTGTGGTAAGTAAGAATGTGTAACACAGATTATTTCCCCCCTGGCAAGTGAGCCGTTTTCTCTACTCGACCAAGCATACATTTCTTTGGTGAGATGGTTGGGAAGTCTCTGCATGCATGTGGGGCTACCGTTAAATAACTTGCCATCGcaccacaaaaatgtattggacaAACAGCAGATATCAGACGCGCTCACAAGACTTGCTAGTACTAGAGATACCAAGGGCTTAGTCTGACTTGGGTAAAACTGATTTTGACCACCGTGCCCCATGTTCATGGAACGCCCTGCAGAATACACTTGAGTTCAAAGCATTGGCGTCTATAAGGCTGTTAAAAGTTCTGACACAAGAAGTTTTTACAGTGAACTGTGATCACTTAACGTATGTGTGCTTTCTATCTAtgtgttttttctgttcttcctctctctctctctctctctctctctctctcatacataTATAGAGAGAGCTCTTACAGATCTTCAATATTGCTGTAATACGGGCTCAGCTgcaaaagagaccttggtctcagcttaatttccctgtataaataaaggctaaatggagaaaaaaaaaatactttgctGTTACATTACCTTCATCATCAGACCCACAGCCACCATTAGGACACAGCAGTAGCTCTGACGTCCTAAGGCCTAAATTACCTACAAGAGATAAGAGGGGGGAAAAGgctaatattaattaaaatataactGTGAGTTTCTATAGTACACACACCGTTATGCAGATACTACATATTGTGTTGAAATGCACTGTCAGTAACAGTTTCATAGAGGGGACAAGGATATTCCCTATGTTACATAACGGTTTCAGAACCCGGAAACAACCTGTTGCCTCATCAGTGCAGTTCATCAATCTGCTGGGTATCAGGTGTCCCCAGGTTAGGTGTCGGCCTGTTATACTTACAACACACCTTAAGGCCCGTTGTTCAGGGGTAAAAGTGAAGGGTGAGTAATGAGAGGAAGGGCGGCAAAGAAGAGAAGAGGTGCAGGACtctggagagatgggggaaaTTCCCAACTTCCATACTCTGGCTTCAAATTGTAAACCTTTTTGTCTTGAGGTGAAAGACTATTGCCAGGAACTACAATACTGGACAATATCCGGGCTATCAGGAAGGACAAAAACCTGGTTCGATCCAGGTATATATTATGTAAGCAGTAGCCTGGTGCCAGATCTGTTTGAAACTGCACCACGTCCTTTACAAACCAAGACAGCCCTTACAGATCCAAGACCAGGCAGTAATTCAACAGATACAATATGCTGAGAACTCGAATTACTTCTCAGACTTCCAGGCACAGCTGTCTCAGCagctacagacagagagaagaccACCCCTCCCCacaga
This window harbors:
- the LOC109616865 gene encoding uncharacterized protein LOC109616865, with amino-acid sequence MMATPWNITFRLWEFLKSEKVYNMKEEMEPFKQAFCYFAPVLFSARHKSYQFDLENMGVRILLMGYILALLSGHLCGRTIRGKLIKRPNCLKRAVSPELITELLHKTETLTNSLPRYPQKIYKRLLPKSLAKKPLGIWEINKILDVYDNVFNHKSLKNLYPTHYEDLLARLKHDVECCLVECPSDPKRAHDPIRKLEKTFQKMNTNNTYKAVGEFKTVLRWINHASQDTEISEGTCQ